In Papaver somniferum cultivar HN1 chromosome 1, ASM357369v1, whole genome shotgun sequence, a genomic segment contains:
- the LOC113329571 gene encoding lipid phosphate phosphatase epsilon 2, chloroplastic-like, with amino-acid sequence MLRRVGDEKNIVVGSETMTEMTKISAFSGRNSDGSFEITENEAILGNGSSDVPREIVVLSGIESTLNHLSKWLVVTVFGIIVIWRHDALAMWAAMGAVANAWLSITLKRILNQERPVASLGSGPGMPSSHAQSIFFASVYAILSLVKSLGLNGVTVTIGVLGLAFSSYLSWLRISQRHHTISQVVVGAILGTICSILWFQSWYWFVLQAFLSFLWVRIIIVLGGVTCCVIFLLYVIKHWLMDGDED; translated from the exons ATGTTAAGGAGAGTTGGTGATGAGAAGAACATAGTTGTTGGTTCAGAAACGATGACTGAGATGACTAAAATATCTGCTTTTAGTGGCCGGAATAGTGACGGAAGTTTTGAGATTACTGAAAATGAAGCTATTTTGGGTAATGGGTCTTCGGATGTTCCTCGAGAAATTGTTGTGTTAAGTGGAATTGAATCGACTCTAAATCATTTG AGTAAATGGCTTGTGGTTACGGTTTTTGGAATTATTGTGATTTGGAGGCACGATGCTCTGGCCATGTGGGCTGCAATGGGAGCAGTTGCAAACGCATGGCTTTCAATCACGTTAAAACGAATACTCAACCAAGAGCGACCTGTTGCTAGCTTAGGATCTGGTCCAGGCATGCCATCTTCACATGCTCAGTCCATCTTCTTCGCTTCTGTCTATGCTATCCTATCAT TGGTTAAATCTCTAGGGTTGAATGGAGTTACAGTGACCATCGGGGTGCTCGGCTTGGCTTTCAGCTCATATCTT TCTTGGTTACGTATATCACAACGACATCACACCATTAGTCAGGTTGTGGTGGGTGCTATTTTGGGAACCATATGCTCGATTTTATGGTTTCAGTCTTGGTACTGGTTCGTGCTACAAGCCTTCCTTTCCTTTTTATGGGTACGGATTATTATTGTTCTTGGGGGCGTCACATGCTGTGTGATCTTTCTGTTGTATGTCATTAAACATTGGCTTatggatggtgatgaagattag